TCATTACAAAGGTCTCTTTTTTACCTATTTTTGTTTTGATAGTTTCTTTTCCAATATAACGCACCTTAAAATCATACACTGAATCTTCAAAGAAAGCATCCATTCTGATAATTTCATTTTTAGTTAGTTTTTCATAATCCACTCTACGCAGAAAATAATATCCACTAATCATGTCTTGTACGTTTGTAGGAATTGGATATTCTTTTTTTGTCCAACTTTTATCATCTCTTTTTTTGTACTTTACATTAGCTTGTTTTGCTGAGTGGTCAAACTCTACTGTTTCTTCTTTTCTATATTTGTTTTCTTTTATTTTTCTATAAAATTTGCGTGGAATGTGTTTTTGTCTGTCAATATAAGAACTCCATTTATCATCTACATTAGTTGTCCAACCAAAAACACCAACTGTTTTGCCTTCTACATCTACTTTATAACAACTATTTCCATTTATAGTGTGAAAGTTATTATCTACTTTAACTACAGCTTCACCAGCATTGATAAAACCATAATGCACTAAATAAGAAATTTTTTCTCCCTTAGTAAAATTAACATCAGAGAGCATAGCCACTCGGTTTCCATTTTGATAAGTCATAAATGCAGATGTAGAAAAAAGCAGAAAACTAACAGCAACTGCCAAAATGACAAACATTCGTAAAGGAGAATTTTTCAATTTACTCAAAAATGAAGAACTAGAAATTGTATAAGTATGTAATTTTTTCATAATAGGTATAATAAGGAATTTAGGAATAGATTTTAGGCTTATTTTAAAGACGTTTTGAGGCAAAAAATCCCTCATCTACATCTATAAAAATTTAGCAACTAAAATGCTTACTGATGGTAATTTTGCAATAACTATTCCTAAATTTAATTTCGATATAATAGATAAACAGTTATACATCGATTTAGTTTAAATCACCATATTCAAACTTAGGAGCTGGTTTTATCTTTACAAATTGTTCTCCCAAAGTAGGAATTTCATCTTTTTTAACCATCAAGAGTTCATTGAGTTGGCTTGCATAATCTGTATAATTTTTACGCAATAAAAAATCTGTATTGTCTAATTCTGAAAAATAAGTAATGACAGAATAAGGAATCGGATAACGCTCAAGTTCTGGATTATTTTCCTTGATTTGTTTGATAAGAGTCTGAATTTCTACTAGTTTTTTGTCATAAGCATCCATTGTTTTTGCACTTTGCATGGTCTTATCATCATAACGTAGTTTGAGAAGAGCTTTTCTTTCTGTTTCCAATTTATCTATCAACTCTTTTCCATTAAAACCCTCTACATAACGAGCTTCACGAACAAATTTTTGTAACATGTCATCCTTTTCACGCTCAGCAGACAAAAGACGATTCCAAGTTACAACAACACTATCATTAAGCATAGTGAGTTTGTCAGGTAAAGCAAGTGTATCAGCATCAGGCATATTTGAAGTAGCTTTTTCCCAAAGAGCTTCCTGTTCTGCCATCTCTTGATTTTCTTGTGAGGTGGTTTCTATATTTTCTTCTTGTGTTTTTTTATCTTTACAAGAGGATAAAAAAAACACATTACTTAAAAGTAAAGCAGTTAAGACGACAAACGAAAAATGATTTAGTTTTTTCATAGAAATTAAGTTTTTAGTTTTGTTGTTGGTTAATCACTAACAACAGTAACTATTTTTTATTAAATAGAGTTACTTTTTTTTTAATTGATACAAAGATAATCAAAGAAAAACGTTTTTTGTTTGTTCTCAAAACTGTCAAAGTCCAAAATTATTGTAGCAAAATAATAATCAATTTTAAAAACTAGCTAGATTCAATTAGAGTTTGTACTTTTACAGACTATAACTAAAATTACTTTCCCATTCTGAAGAATGAGTTACAGAATGTAGTTTCTCATGATGAGGAGCAAACTACAGACCTACAAAATATTAAATCACAAAAATCAAATTATCGTGCGAGTAATCATAAGTGGAGGTGGAACAGGTGGACATATTTACCCAGGAATTGCTATTGCTGATGCCCTAAAAGCTATAAATCCAAATACAGAAATTTTGTTTGTGGGTGCAGAGGGAAAAATGGAAATGGAAAAAGTACCAAAGGCAGGTTATCGTGTCATTGGTCTTCCTATTCGGGGTTTACAGCGCAGTTTTTCACCCAAAAATATCTTGGAAAACTTAAAATTTCCAGTTCGCCTTTTTGGAAGTTTAAATCAAGCACGCAACGTAATAAAAGAATTTAAACCTGATGTAGTCGTCGGAACAGGTGGGTATGCAAGTGGCGCAGTTTTGCAAGTAGCTACAACAATGGGGATTCCTACACTTATACAAGAGCAAAACGGACACGCAGGACTTACCAACAAACTTCTTTCACGCCAAGTAAAAGCAATTTGTGTGGCTTATCCGAATATGGATAGTTATTTTCCAAAACAAAAAATACAGTTTACTGGAAACCCTGTTCGTTCAGATTTAAAAAACTTGCCTAATTCAACTCAATCCGATTTTGATTACTTTAATCTTATGAAAGGAAAAAAAACCATTTTGGTAATGGGTGGAAGTGGTGGTGCAAAGGTCATCAATGAAGCAATTTTGAATGGTCTAGAAACGATTTTAGAACATGATTTTCAGCTTATTTGGCAAACGGGAAAGTTTTATATTGATTCTATAAAAAAACAATTAGCTGCAAAGAATCTTCTACATCACCCTCTTCTTTTTGTAAATGATTTTATTTACGATATGAAAAAAGCCTATCAATGTGCTGATATTGTCATTGGTCGTGCTGGTGCTTTGACAATTTCTGAACTTACTTTGGTAGAAAAACCTGCTATCTTAATTCCTTCGCCAAATGTAGCAGAAGACCACCAAACCAAAAATGCAATGGCATTAGCTAAAGAGGATGCAGCCATGCTTATAAAAGATAATGAAGCCAACGAAAGACTTATTCCAACGCTTATTTATGTTTTGAATGATGAAAACCAACAAGAAAAATTAAAGAATAATATCAAAACTTTTGCTCGTCCTGATGCTGCAAAGGATATTGCTAGGAAAGTTATGGAGTTGGGAAGTAGAAAATAGATTGTAAGATTATGAGTAAAAATAGTAGGATAAAACTTTTTGGATGGGAAGAAGGTATGCAAAAGATAAAACTTACACTTTTACAAAAAGATGAGTTTAATGTTCCTTTAGATACTGCTATTTCTAATATTGATAAATTATTAAATGACGAAGAGGTTTATTTAGAATTTTGTGATTTAGAGGAAGCATTATCTTTTATTGAAAAAGCTAAAAATTTAGGAGTATCTTCCATAACTATAATGTAATAGCTTAGAACAACCTTATTTCTATTTAATTTAGCACCGAAGTAGTGACATAGAATCTAGCAAACTATTGAATTTGTAATGAATAAAGTTGAAGTAATATTTATAGAAAAAGAGTTTAGTACAAGTGGACACAGTCCATTTTTGGCTACTTGCAATGATGCAAAAAAATATGTCGTAAAACATGATAGAGGAAAAGAACTTTGTATAATTAATGAATTTTTGGCTTGTTTCCTATTAGAACATTTCAATTTACCTTTTTCTAATTATGCTTTAGTAAATGTTGATGATTTAGTTATACAAAATAGCTCAATTATTTCCCCTAAAAATAAAAAACTATCTTATTATAAAAGTTTGTGTTTTGGTTCAGAATTTTTGAAAAATGCTGTTGATATAAATAATTTTGGCTTAGATTATGGGAAATCTTTTTTTGACAAATTAGACAATCCATTAGATATTCTTCGTATCGCATTATTTGATATTTGGGTAGGAAACGATGACAGAAAGCCGACAAACTACAATATGCTCTTGGTAGAAAATTCTAAGAAATATAAAGCTGTTCCGATAGACCATTCTTTTATTTTCGAAACCTTATCTCATTCTTTTCTTAACCCTGATTTTTTTGAAGGTAAAATTAATGACCATTTATTAGAGGCTAATTTTGGATATTTGGTTAAGAAACAATTTGAGATTAATGAGCGTTTTATTGAAAGTGAAGAAAATTATTTCCTTGTTTCTCTTGCTGCTTGTCAAAAGCATTTTTCTAATTTTGCATCAAAACTTCAAAATCAGTTTCACTTTTCAGATAAAGACATAACTAAAATCTCTCTTTTTCTTTTTGATGAAACTCGTAACAGAAAAGTTTTTGAAGAGTATAAATTTCACTTAAAAAATTAAACACTACTGGGTATGAATGTTTTTTATTCTTTGGTAAAAATAGCTACTAATATATCTACTGGCGATTCTCTCGCCATTGGTTTGGTGTTTTCTGATGGAAAAAATTGTTCTTACTTTTTTTCAGATAAGAAAAAAAAACTTGCTTCAAAACTTCTACGTGCAGAGTCTTCAGCTATGGATATAGATTTTTTTACTCATCAAATCATTACAAATTGCGAAAAAAAAGAAGTATTTGAACAAGATTATTTTACATATCTTTCCAATTACTGCAATGGTTTACTTCAATTTTCTGCGCCTAATCCTGTTGCTGCACCTTTCAATGATGAAACGTTAGAGTTTTTAGTAAAAATGATTTTTTCTGAATCTAGTAAAAAAACAAATAACATAAAGGAGAATAAAGAAAAGAGAAATATCATTTTGAAGGAAAAAATAGAACAGAATTTAATCCAACCTCTAAAAAGTAAAATTCATACCCATTACAAATTTGAACCTATCAATTTACCCATTCCTTTTTCTTTTGAGTTGGATTGTATTGGACAAAATGGCGCACTCATAGGCGCAAAAGTAGAAGATTTTGATAGCAATAGACAAACTTTAAACCGACATTTTAGCAATTATTTAGCTCTTATTTCTACACTTTCAAATAAATATAATTCTCCTTTATCCGAAAATTCTTTTTTTTGGATTGCCGAAGAACCCAAACTTACAGACAAAAAAAAACATATTATTTGGGAGACAGCGCATAAAAATCCACTTTTGAAAGTTATCAATCCAGATGAAACAGAAAAAATACTAGCCTTAGTGGAAGACAAAAAAGCTACTCATTTTTTGTAGAAAATGTATAAGCTGATTTAATTCAAAATAAATTCAAAATTGCTTTGTTTCTTTGTGGCTATGAAAATCCTTATTATAGAAGATGAAACTCAGCTTGCCAAAGACATTGCTAATTATCTTTCTGAAGAGAGTTATTTGTGTGAGTTTGCGACTACTTTTGGGCAAGCCATTACCAAAATAGAATCCTATCAATATGATTGTATTTTGTTAGATATTATGTTGCCTGATGGCAATGGAATGAAAATATTGGAAGAACTCAAAAGCCAAAACAAACAAGAAGGAGTAATTATTATTTCTGCCAAAAATGCTTTAGATGATAAAATAGAAGGCTTAAAACTTGGTGCAGATGATTATTTAACAAAACCCTTTCATCTTTCAGAACTAGCAGCTCGTATTTATTCGATTATTCGCAGAAAACAATTTACCAATTCGAATACCATCCAGCAAAACGAATTAGAAATTGATTTACTTTCAAAAACAGTTTTAGTAAAAGACAAAACCGTCATTCTTACAAAAAAAGAATTTGACTTACTTCTTTATTTTATAGGAAATAAAAACAGAGTTATCTCAAAAAGCACTTTAGCCGAACACTTGTCTGGCGATTTTGCCGATATGCTTGATAATCATGATTTTGTCTATGCACATATCAAAAATCTGAAAAAGAAATTAACTGATGCAGGTTGTGAATTGTATCTAAAAACAGTTTATGGCACAGGTTATAAATGGGAAATATGAAAAAACTCTTAAACAAAACACTACTTTCATTTACCATTTATTCGCTTGTTGTACTTTTGGCAAGTGTACCTACTTATTTTTATTTTATTGATGCCATTTGGATTAGTGAATTAGATGAAAACAATGAATTGATAGCAGAAAAAATAGAACATGAACTTCAAAAATTAGAGTTTAATCAAACTGAATTAAATCAAAGCATTATTCTTTTAAATAAAATTCAGCCCAATACCAACTTAGAAAAAACGAATTCTGAAAATATAATTATTGACAGCAACTACACTATTTTCAGAAAAAATCCTTATCTAAACTATGAAGATATAAATCGTTTTAGAGGTTTGTCAAAGACAATTAAACTCAATGAAAAAAATTATATTCTAACAGTAGAGTCTAATTTAGAAGAAAGTTCGGAAACAGTGGTGGCTATTGCTCAAATTACTTTTGTATTTCTTATCGTTTTATTAGTTGGCTTTTTGGTTTTAAATAGAGTTTTGTCAGTTCGATTATGGAAACCTTTTCGTTCTACTTTGTCCAAACTAAAGACTTTCAACTTAACTAATAATTCTGAAATTGAATTTAAAAAAACGACTACATTCGAATTTGAAGAATTGAATATAGCTTTGAGCAGGCTCATTAAACAGAATATTCAAGTCTATCAAACACAAAAAGAATTTACTGAAAATGCTTCTCACGAGCTTCAAACACCTTTAGCTATTTTGAAAGGAAAGCTAAGTTTACTTTTACAAGAAAAAGAACTCACTACAAATCAGTATCAAATTATTGAAGAAATGAATACCACACTTACACGTATTTCAAGAATCAATAAAAATTTACTTCTGCTTGCCAAAATTGAAAACAATCAATTTCAAGAAACTACAACTATTGAAATTAGTAAATTAATGAGCTATTCTTTAGAAATTTTGGAGGAGCATTTTGAACATAAAAACTTAACTATTCAAACACATATAGAACCAAATTTGAGTAAAGATGGGAATCCGACTTTAGTAGAAATTCTCATCAACAATCTACTCTTAAATGCCATTCGGCATAGCAATCAACATGAAAAAGTAAGTGTTATTCTTACCAAAGAGAAATTAAAAATTTGTAATTCGGGCAATGCTACTTTAGAGGAAAAAGATTTATTTAATCGTTTTGTAAAGGTTTCGAATAGTTCTTTGGGAAGTGGTTTGGGGTTAAATATTATAAAGCAGATTTGTAATTCGCATAAATGGAAAGTTTTGTATCAGTTTGAAAATAATTTTCATGTTTTTGTAGTAGAATTCTCATAAGAAGGTAAAAATTCAAAATTTCTTCAAAGTTGCTTACGAGTTTTGTAGCATATCATTTTAAAAACCTACAAAACAAAGAATTAACCATGAAGCAAATAATCTTATTTTTAACTCTTTTATTTTCTACTTTATTTTTTCAAAATCAATTACAAGCACAAGACCAAGTTCAGAACACTAACTCAGAAATAGATAGTCTTTCATTTATCAAATCAAGAAAAATGTCTGATGAAGATTTAGAAAAAAAGAGAGAAGCAACTTTTGTTACAGGTTTGCCTGATTTCTCTTCCGACCCTGTTACAGGTTTTGGTTTTGGTATAAATAGCAATATATATTGGAATGGAAAGCGAGAAAATCCTCTTTTTGCCTATACACCTTATCTAGCCAAATTAAAAGCAAATGCAGCTTATTATACTTCTAATGCTAGAGAAATCTCTTTGTCATTAGATGTTCCTTATTATAAAGGCACACGTTGGAGATTCAAAATTGATGTAAAAGCACAACAAAACCCAACCAATTTATATTTTGGTTTGACAGAAAAAACATTGGGAAAGTTAAGTCTTCCATCCAATTCAACTGCAACTTTTGATACTTATAAAGCATTTGATGAAGCAAGACAAATAATTCGTTTATCTGATGAAACAGAAATGAATAACAATGAAATAATTTTTGTAACTGATGCACTTTCAAATCGATTCAAAGAAACTGAATACATGCTCAATTTAAAAGCAGATTATGCTATTGGAAACGGTAAATGGAGAGCAATGGGAGGTTATGAAATTCAGCATCTTAGTTATGCAACTTTTGAAGGACTAGAAACAGATGGAAGAGTACCAATAACAAGAGAAACCTTAGTTGTACCAAATGGTTCTTCGCTTCTAAGAAGAGATTTTCAAGAAGGTACAATTTCTGGAATAAAAGGTGGTTGGGTTTCAATTATTCAGTCAGCTCTTATTTATGATACAAGAGATTTTGAACCAGATCCCACAAAAGGAGTTTATTTTGAAGTAGCTAATGAATATTCAAGTAAATTAATCGGCTCACAGTTTGATTTTGATAAATTTTTCATTCAAGGACGGGCATTTCAAAAATTACCTGTCGGAAAAAGAACTGTTTTAGCAGGACGAATAGGAATAGGAAATATTTTTGGAAATAATGCACCTTTCTTTGAATATCAAGACCAATGGAGTCCAGATGGAAGTATAAATGCTTTAGGTGGTGGAAGTTCTTTACGAGGCTACAGACAAAATCGGTTTTTAGCTAGAGCAATGTGGTTTACAAATATAGAATTAAGAATTCGTTTGCTTGAAACAAAAATAGCTAAACAGCTTTTTGGATTTTCTTTAGCTCCTTTTGTAGATGCAGGAACAGTAAGGGATAAATGGCAAGATTTGAATTTTGAAAATATAAAAACTTCGTATGGTACAGGATTGAGAATTGCTTGGAATCAATCTACCATTCTATCACTTGATTATGGACGTTCAAAAGAGGATGCTTTACTTTATTTTGGAATAGGACAAATTTTTTAAACTTTATATCCAATAAAAACAATACGTAAAAATGAAACAAATACTAAAGGAATTTATACGAAAAATAAGAAGCATTTTATTAGGCATTTTCAATAAGGATAATCCCAACTTATCTTATATTATTACTGCTATAATAGCTTTTATTGTAGTTGTAGGTGGAATGAATGTCTTTATTGAGCTTACAGAACACATAAAGGAAGATGTATTAGCTAGTTATGACACACAAATTGCTGATTACATTATATCTTTTCGTACTCCTTTTCTGACCCGTTATTTTACCTTTGTAACTCATGTAGGCGACCGTAATGGTTATTTAATTGCCCTTGCTGTATTTGCCATAGTTAGTTATTTAGCTTTCAAAAAATGGCGATATGTTCTTCAAACAACAGGTGTTTTATTGATTGCATCAATTTCGAATATAATGCTTAAAAGATTTATAGATAGAGCAAGACCTAGTGCAGAACATCTAGTTACGGTAACTACTCTGAGTTATCCAAGTGGACATGCAATGAGTGCGATGGCTTTCTATGGTTTTTTGGTCTATTTGTGTTACAGATTCAAAATGAATAAATTTTTAAAAATTGGTATCATTACACTCTTTGTGCTACTCATTTTGAGTATCGGAATTAGCCGTATTTATTTAGGGGTTCATTTTCCCACAGATATAGCTGGAGGTTTTATTGCTGGATTAATTTGGGTAATTTTTTGTATTTTTATAATCAATCTCGTTGAGATATATAGAAAAAAAACTGTAGAATAATTTGAACTAGAGGACACAGTTCAGTATTAATTATGAAGTTGTTTAAGAATGCAAATTTTCCTTAGAATTGGGTTTGCAAACCCAATTCTAAGGAAAAATAACACAGCCTTTGTGGGTGTTTTAGCGTAGCGACACCAACAAATACTCGCACAAACTAATTCTTAAACAACTTCTATATAAAAATGGTGTTTTTTACTCAAATTTCTTTGTCAGATTTTCTACCACTTCTCTAATTTTGCTTTTGCCAGAAGTTAAGTCACTTTGAATATCCATAATTGTTTTATCTCCAGCCAAAACAAATGTATTTCGTTTAGGAATCGAAACAATAGGAAGTAAAGAATCATATAGTTTTGCAACTTTTCCTTTTGTGTCTGCTAAGAGTTCGAAAGGTAATTTATATTCTTCTTTAAAACGCAAATGTGTTTCAATATCATCTTTACTAATTCCGATAACTGTAACACCCAAATCTCTAAATGCCCCAAACTCATCTCTAAACGAACACGCCTGTTCAGTACAAACACTTGTAAAATCTTTTGGATAAAAATAAATAATACAAGGTTCGTTTCCTACCGAATCATAAAGAGTAAACTGTTCACCTGAAGTAGAATCTAAAGTAAAATTTGGTGCTTTTTCTCCGATTTTTAGTCCCATAAGTATATTTTTTAAATTGTAAATGAAAGTATTTAATTAATAGATTCTCAAACTGGTTTGATAGTGATTAGTTTGAAAACAAGTAAATTTTAATTTGTCTAAAAAATCAAAACTATTTTTAATATAGGAGGTTTTGATATTGAAGTTGTTTAATGAATAGAAAAATAATTTTTCAATAAAGAAAGTAGGGTTTGCAAATCCTGCTTTATGGAAAAACACACAGCTTTTGTTGGTGTTTTAGCGTAACGACACCAACAAATACACAAACCTATTCTTAAACAACTTCATAGAAAATTAAGTAAGTGAGTTATTTTAGAAATCGATTTTTTTTCTTAGCTCAAAGTGCTTAATTTTGCATCTTAGTTTTCACAAAGAATAATTAATATTAATTTTCTTACCATTTTAAACAGAATCTATACTATGAATTTAGTGAATCATCCTGCGCCTCGTTTTTCTGCTCCTGCTGTAATTGAAGGCGAAGAAATCATTAACGACTTTTCATTAGACCAATATATTGGCAAAAAAAATGTAATCCTTTTCTTTTATCCAAAAGATTTTACATTTGTTTGCCCAACTGAAATTTTAGCTTTTCAAGAAAAATTAGCTCTTTTTGAATCTAAAGATACAGCTATTGTAGGCTGTTCTACTGATACAGAAGAAACTCACCTTGCTTGGCTTATGACTCCAAAAAATAAAGGTGGAATTGAAGGTGTAACTTTCCCAATGGTAGCTGATACAGCTAAAACAATCGCTACAAATTATGGCGTTTTGGGTGGAGACTACACATATGACGATAGAAACAATCTTGTTTTTGAAGGCGCACCAATTTGTCTTCGTGGAACATATTTAATCAATAAAGAAGGAATTATCAAGCATATTTCTATTAATGATTTTCCTTTGGGTCGTAACATTGACGAATATATCCGTTTAGTAGATGCTCTTCGTTATGTTGAGAAACATGGTGAGGTTTGTCCTGCAAACTGGGAAGAAGGAAAAGAAGCAATGCACGAAACTAGAGAAAGTGTAGCTAATTATTTAGGTAAAAAGTAATTTTTGCTTTCTAATTACTCAAACTTAAAAAAACAGATAATCTAAAATAAAGATTATCTGTTTTTTTGTTCGCAACTTTGTAAAGTTTCTATTTCATAAAAAAACCTTTGCCTACCCACTAAGCAAAGGTTTTATTTTGTTTATGTTTTATATAAAAATGAAATTCTATTTTTTAGAATAATTCAATATATTACTTATTGTCTGATTTGATGGCTTGTGCCTTGTTTGGCAATCATCCATTTGTTTTTTCAGACTTACTATTTCATAGAAAAACTGATTTAGTTTTTCGTTAGATTGAAGTAACAACTCTACTTTTGAGTTTTCTAATGAGGAAGTCTCTTGATACACATAACGTACTACCATATTTTGAAGATACTGAAAATCAGTTTCTTTATCACTTGAGGCAGTTGTTGATGTAGAATTAATTAATGAGTTAATTTTAGATAGGATTGGATTTTTCATACGCTTTTTCGCTTATATAGATAGAATAACCTGTGTTTTTTTGAGTTGTTCTGATTCAAGCTCGTATTCAATCTTTTCAATCACTTATAATCTAACAAATTAATTAACTGATTTTCTGACATCATTATTGACATCATTGTTAATTCCTTCGCTTGCCTCCATAAGTTTTCTAAGATTGATAAGAGCATAACGCATTCTTCCTAGTGCAGTATTTATACTTACGTGTGTGGCATCTGCAATTTCTTGAAAGCTCATATTAAAATACTGACGCATAATCAATACTTCTCTTTGAGCATCAGGCAACTGACGCACATGTCTTTTCAAATTTTCACAAATCTCTTGCTCAATGTGAGCTTCTTCAGAAGATTTTTGAGTAAATTCAATTGTATTAAAAACTGTACTACCGTCTTCTACAGTAATGGTAGGATAACGTTTTTGCTTTCTAAAGTAATCTATTGCCAAGTTATGAGCAATACGTGAGAGCCAAGGTAAAAATTTTCCTTCCTCATTATATTTGCCCAAACGAATAGTATCTACTACCTTTATAAATGCTTCTTGCATCAAATCTTCAGCTATATAAATATCTTTTACAATTGTGATAAGAATAGTAAAAATT
This is a stretch of genomic DNA from Bernardetia sp. MNP-M8. It encodes these proteins:
- a CDS encoding response regulator transcription factor gives rise to the protein MKILIIEDETQLAKDIANYLSEESYLCEFATTFGQAITKIESYQYDCILLDIMLPDGNGMKILEELKSQNKQEGVIIISAKNALDDKIEGLKLGADDYLTKPFHLSELAARIYSIIRRKQFTNSNTIQQNELEIDLLSKTVLVKDKTVILTKKEFDLLLYFIGNKNRVISKSTLAEHLSGDFADMLDNHDFVYAHIKNLKKKLTDAGCELYLKTVYGTGYKWEI
- a CDS encoding sigma-70 family RNA polymerase sigma factor, translated to MQTKSNLRKEKKSIKSKTETQINFNTTKRNKNSLSLEDLLQANDSQLITLYKSGDDNAFAVLLNRHKNRIFTILITIVKDIYIAEDLMQEAFIKVVDTIRLGKYNEEGKFLPWLSRIAHNLAIDYFRKQKRYPTITVEDGSTVFNTIEFTQKSSEEAHIEQEICENLKRHVRQLPDAQREVLIMRQYFNMSFQEIADATHVSINTALGRMRYALINLRKLMEASEGINNDVNNDVRKSVN
- a CDS encoding HAMP domain-containing sensor histidine kinase — protein: MKKLLNKTLLSFTIYSLVVLLASVPTYFYFIDAIWISELDENNELIAEKIEHELQKLEFNQTELNQSIILLNKIQPNTNLEKTNSENIIIDSNYTIFRKNPYLNYEDINRFRGLSKTIKLNEKNYILTVESNLEESSETVVAIAQITFVFLIVLLVGFLVLNRVLSVRLWKPFRSTLSKLKTFNLTNNSEIEFKKTTTFEFEELNIALSRLIKQNIQVYQTQKEFTENASHELQTPLAILKGKLSLLLQEKELTTNQYQIIEEMNTTLTRISRINKNLLLLAKIENNQFQETTTIEISKLMSYSLEILEEHFEHKNLTIQTHIEPNLSKDGNPTLVEILINNLLLNAIRHSNQHEKVSVILTKEKLKICNSGNATLEEKDLFNRFVKVSNSSLGSGLGLNIIKQICNSHKWKVLYQFENNFHVFVVEFS
- a CDS encoding peroxiredoxin, with translation MGLKIGEKAPNFTLDSTSGEQFTLYDSVGNEPCIIYFYPKDFTSVCTEQACSFRDEFGAFRDLGVTVIGISKDDIETHLRFKEEYKLPFELLADTKGKVAKLYDSLLPIVSIPKRNTFVLAGDKTIMDIQSDLTSGKSKIREVVENLTKKFE
- the murG gene encoding undecaprenyldiphospho-muramoylpentapeptide beta-N-acetylglucosaminyltransferase encodes the protein MRVIISGGGTGGHIYPGIAIADALKAINPNTEILFVGAEGKMEMEKVPKAGYRVIGLPIRGLQRSFSPKNILENLKFPVRLFGSLNQARNVIKEFKPDVVVGTGGYASGAVLQVATTMGIPTLIQEQNGHAGLTNKLLSRQVKAICVAYPNMDSYFPKQKIQFTGNPVRSDLKNLPNSTQSDFDYFNLMKGKKTILVMGGSGGAKVINEAILNGLETILEHDFQLIWQTGKFYIDSIKKQLAAKNLLHHPLLFVNDFIYDMKKAYQCADIVIGRAGALTISELTLVEKPAILIPSPNVAEDHQTKNAMALAKEDAAMLIKDNEANERLIPTLIYVLNDENQQEKLKNNIKTFARPDAAKDIARKVMELGSRK
- a CDS encoding DUF3108 domain-containing protein; translation: MKKLHTYTISSSSFLSKLKNSPLRMFVILAVAVSFLLFSTSAFMTYQNGNRVAMLSDVNFTKGEKISYLVHYGFINAGEAVVKVDNNFHTINGNSCYKVDVEGKTVGVFGWTTNVDDKWSSYIDRQKHIPRKFYRKIKENKYRKEETVEFDHSAKQANVKYKKRDDKSWTKKEYPIPTNVQDMISGYYFLRRVDYEKLTKNEIIRMDAFFEDSVYDFKVRYIGKETIKTKIGKKETFVMTPIMPENGLFSGKESIKIWMSADEDRIPLKIRADMFIGGIEVDVTEYEK
- a CDS encoding phosphatase PAP2 family protein yields the protein MKQILKEFIRKIRSILLGIFNKDNPNLSYIITAIIAFIVVVGGMNVFIELTEHIKEDVLASYDTQIADYIISFRTPFLTRYFTFVTHVGDRNGYLIALAVFAIVSYLAFKKWRYVLQTTGVLLIASISNIMLKRFIDRARPSAEHLVTVTTLSYPSGHAMSAMAFYGFLVYLCYRFKMNKFLKIGIITLFVLLILSIGISRIYLGVHFPTDIAGGFIAGLIWVIFCIFIINLVEIYRKKTVE
- a CDS encoding peroxiredoxin, whose translation is MNLVNHPAPRFSAPAVIEGEEIINDFSLDQYIGKKNVILFFYPKDFTFVCPTEILAFQEKLALFESKDTAIVGCSTDTEETHLAWLMTPKNKGGIEGVTFPMVADTAKTIATNYGVLGGDYTYDDRNNLVFEGAPICLRGTYLINKEGIIKHISINDFPLGRNIDEYIRLVDALRYVEKHGEVCPANWEEGKEAMHETRESVANYLGKK
- a CDS encoding HipA family kinase, with amino-acid sequence MNKVEVIFIEKEFSTSGHSPFLATCNDAKKYVVKHDRGKELCIINEFLACFLLEHFNLPFSNYALVNVDDLVIQNSSIISPKNKKLSYYKSLCFGSEFLKNAVDINNFGLDYGKSFFDKLDNPLDILRIALFDIWVGNDDRKPTNYNMLLVENSKKYKAVPIDHSFIFETLSHSFLNPDFFEGKINDHLLEANFGYLVKKQFEINERFIESEENYFLVSLAACQKHFSNFASKLQNQFHFSDKDITKISLFLFDETRNRKVFEEYKFHLKN
- a CDS encoding DUF5982 domain-containing protein; translation: MKQIILFLTLLFSTLFFQNQLQAQDQVQNTNSEIDSLSFIKSRKMSDEDLEKKREATFVTGLPDFSSDPVTGFGFGINSNIYWNGKRENPLFAYTPYLAKLKANAAYYTSNAREISLSLDVPYYKGTRWRFKIDVKAQQNPTNLYFGLTEKTLGKLSLPSNSTATFDTYKAFDEARQIIRLSDETEMNNNEIIFVTDALSNRFKETEYMLNLKADYAIGNGKWRAMGGYEIQHLSYATFEGLETDGRVPITRETLVVPNGSSLLRRDFQEGTISGIKGGWVSIIQSALIYDTRDFEPDPTKGVYFEVANEYSSKLIGSQFDFDKFFIQGRAFQKLPVGKRTVLAGRIGIGNIFGNNAPFFEYQDQWSPDGSINALGGGSSLRGYRQNRFLARAMWFTNIELRIRLLETKIAKQLFGFSLAPFVDAGTVRDKWQDLNFENIKTSYGTGLRIAWNQSTILSLDYGRSKEDALLYFGIGQIF